One region of Danio rerio strain Tuebingen ecotype United States chromosome 5, GRCz12tu, whole genome shotgun sequence genomic DNA includes:
- the cxcl11.6 gene encoding C-X-C motif chemokine 11-6 precursor (The RefSeq protein has 3 substitutions compared to this genomic sequence), whose amino-acid sequence MKTLAAFLLLSCLIAGEVNGQDRSSRARCFCVDKGLNMVLLKNLDKVEIFPPSPSCNKHEIVVTLKNGAGQKCLNPDSKFTKNVVLKAIGKRMQQSVPHSTTTGTVKSSMTSSTSAPTAFK is encoded by the exons ATGAAGACTCTTGCAGCTTTTCTTCTTCTGGCCTGCCTGATCGCTGGAGAGGTCAACG GTCAGGACAGATCTTCAAGAGCCAGATGCTTCTGTGTAGACAAAGGTCTAAATATGGTCTTACTGAAGAATCTTGAGAAGGTGGAAATCTTCCCTCCGAGTCCATCTTGCAACAAACATGAGATTGT TGTGACTCTGAAAAACGGTGCAGGACAGAAATGCTTGAATCCAGACTCAAAATTCACCAAAAATGTCGTCTTAAAGGCTATTGGGAAAAG GATGCAGCAGTCTGTGCCACACAATACAACAACTGGCACAGTGAAGAGCTCCATGACTTCATCAACATCAGCACCGACTGCCTTTAAATGA